In a genomic window of Pedobacter sp. KBS0701:
- a CDS encoding YARHG domain-containing protein has protein sequence MKKILLLALIPLLMLSCRDTKKKDTVKSTAVAQPEIHKELYGFWVGDFYTTDESEYEGDMSDAIKKLNINIKKITKDTVIAQSVVSGNSRPLLGKLSDDGSKITFILNEPGTEKYDGKFEITLVGDTLIGKWNAYKKELKWPEKEFKLLKKNFEYNADLMLPSESSYVDWSDHKMVKRVDTLEDGTVDSLEANPFYRSASDQIFKLNASTTVLKEEDVKNLRKLDLQIIKNTIFARHGYAFKKQTFRNFFDPVEWYVPVKNNVDNDLTAVENKNIKLLDRFTKYAEDNYDAFGR, from the coding sequence ATGAAAAAAATCTTATTACTCGCTCTGATCCCACTCTTAATGCTATCATGCAGAGACACGAAAAAGAAAGATACCGTAAAATCTACGGCAGTTGCTCAGCCAGAAATCCACAAAGAACTATACGGTTTTTGGGTTGGTGATTTTTACACAACCGATGAATCAGAGTACGAAGGAGATATGTCGGATGCCATTAAAAAACTGAATATCAACATTAAAAAAATTACGAAGGATACCGTAATTGCGCAGAGCGTAGTTTCTGGCAACAGCCGGCCACTACTGGGCAAGCTATCAGATGATGGAAGTAAAATCACTTTTATTTTAAATGAGCCCGGCACCGAAAAATACGACGGAAAATTTGAAATCACCCTGGTTGGCGATACCTTAATAGGAAAGTGGAACGCGTATAAAAAAGAACTTAAATGGCCCGAAAAAGAATTCAAATTGCTTAAAAAGAACTTCGAATATAATGCAGACCTGATGCTGCCGTCAGAATCGAGTTATGTAGACTGGAGTGACCACAAGATGGTAAAAAGAGTGGATACTTTAGAGGATGGCACAGTTGATTCCCTTGAGGCCAATCCTTTTTATAGAAGTGCATCCGATCAAATTTTTAAATTAAACGCCTCAACCACAGTACTAAAAGAAGAGGATGTAAAGAATTTGCGAAAACTCGATCTGCAGATTATCAAGAATACTATTTTTGCCAGACATGGTTACGCTTTTAAAAAGCAAACATTTAGAAATTTTTTCGATCCGGTAGAATGGTATGTTCCTGTAAAAAACAACGTTGATAATGATTTAACGGCTGTTGAAAATAAAAATATTAAGTTGTTAGACCGCTTTACCAAATATGCGGAAGACAATTACGATGCTTTTGGCCGTTAA
- a CDS encoding MBL fold metallo-hydrolase: MQVHTLFEGTYSVDATKKFVPFDPATHSYKDRPASLFINVQPFLVELKNDLVLFDTGLGFSDDHGELILHKNIRNAGFDPTDVTKVLMSHLHYDHSGGMIHKQGNDKVELSFPDAEYVINRGEWETAFSSTSSSYHTDIFDFVQRNAQLKFVEGDGALDETIAYEFTGAHCPNHQVFLLTEDNQKVFFGGDVLPEPEELVKNFIAKYDFDGRKAMELRKEFGKRAAEENWECLFYHGKSAATGFVDVVEGGFKIR; this comes from the coding sequence TTGCAAGTTCACACCCTCTTCGAAGGAACCTATTCGGTTGATGCAACAAAGAAATTTGTGCCTTTCGACCCTGCTACTCATAGTTATAAAGACAGACCTGCTTCATTATTCATCAATGTTCAGCCTTTTTTGGTTGAACTGAAAAACGACCTCGTACTTTTCGATACGGGTTTAGGTTTTAGTGATGACCATGGTGAACTGATTTTACATAAAAATATCCGCAATGCAGGTTTCGATCCCACTGATGTAACTAAAGTTTTAATGTCTCACTTACATTATGACCACTCAGGTGGCATGATCCACAAGCAAGGAAATGATAAAGTTGAATTGAGTTTCCCTGATGCAGAATATGTAATTAACCGTGGTGAATGGGAAACTGCATTTAGCAGCACTTCATCTTCTTACCACACCGATATTTTCGATTTTGTACAACGTAACGCACAATTGAAGTTTGTTGAAGGCGATGGAGCATTGGATGAAACTATTGCTTACGAATTTACAGGGGCACACTGTCCAAATCACCAGGTTTTTCTTTTAACGGAAGATAATCAAAAGGTATTTTTTGGTGGCGATGTTTTACCTGAGCCTGAAGAACTGGTTAAAAACTTTATCGCCAAATATGATTTCGACGGTCGCAAGGCGATGGAATTAAGAAAAGAATTTGGAAAGAGAGCCGCAGAAGAAAACTGGGAATGTTTGTTCTACCATGGTAAAAGCGCAGCAACTGGTTTTGTTGATGTTGTTGAGGGCGGGTTTAAGATTAGATAA
- a CDS encoding helix-turn-helix transcriptional regulator — protein sequence MTKINYNRIKAALAEKGITNKELADALKIAPETVSSWCTNTAQPSIKRLFDVATFLDVEAGELLVSWRKR from the coding sequence ATGACTAAAATCAACTATAATAGAATAAAGGCCGCTCTAGCTGAAAAAGGGATTACCAATAAAGAATTGGCTGATGCATTAAAAATTGCACCGGAGACCGTATCTAGCTGGTGTACCAATACGGCTCAGCCTTCAATTAAAAGACTGTTTGATGTAGCAACATTTTTGGATGTTGAAGCAGGCGAGCTATTGGTTAGCTGGAGAAAGAGATAA
- a CDS encoding GH3 auxin-responsive promoter family protein has protein sequence MAFVNSIFTWLMKKRIHQIELFMKYPHDVQEEWFHNLIDSAENTEWGKLYDYKSILTPQQYQERVPIQNYDTLKPYIERMLNGEQNILWPSDVKWFAKSSGTTSDRSKFIPVSPESLEECHFKGGKDMLSIYCNNRPDNQMFTGKGLVLGGSHQVNQLNEDCFYGDLSAVLIKNLPIWAEYYRTPDMSIALMDNYEIKMDRMAEATINENVTSISGVPTWTIVLAKKVLELTGKQNLLEVWPNLELYIHGAVNFAPYREQFKQLIPSADMYYLETYNASEGFFGIQDQDNSEEMLLMLDYGIFYEFVPMENIGEENPKALLLGEVELHKNYAIVISTNGGLWRYMIGDTIQFTSLSPYRIKITGRTKHFINAFGEEVIIDNAEQALTKACQETGAEIKDYTAGPIYFKDEKAGGHEWIIEFDKQPNDFEKFIDIMDNTLREVNSDYDAKRFKDMALARPKVHNAPANTFYNWLKAKDKLGGQHKVPRLANERKYVDDILEMMKSS, from the coding sequence ATGGCATTTGTAAATTCAATTTTTACCTGGTTAATGAAAAAGCGGATCCACCAGATCGAACTTTTTATGAAATATCCACATGATGTTCAGGAAGAGTGGTTCCATAATTTGATTGATAGTGCCGAAAATACCGAATGGGGCAAGTTGTACGATTATAAATCGATCTTAACTCCACAACAATACCAGGAGCGTGTTCCGATTCAAAACTACGATACCTTAAAGCCTTACATTGAGCGCATGCTTAATGGCGAACAGAACATCCTATGGCCATCTGATGTCAAATGGTTTGCAAAATCATCAGGTACCACGAGTGATAGAAGTAAATTTATCCCGGTTTCTCCAGAATCTTTGGAAGAATGCCATTTTAAAGGTGGTAAGGACATGCTTTCCATCTATTGCAATAACCGCCCGGATAACCAGATGTTTACCGGAAAAGGTTTGGTTTTAGGTGGCAGCCATCAAGTTAACCAGTTAAACGAAGATTGTTTTTATGGAGATTTATCGGCTGTATTGATCAAAAATCTTCCTATCTGGGCTGAATATTACCGTACGCCTGATATGTCTATCGCTTTGATGGACAATTACGAAATCAAGATGGATAGGATGGCTGAAGCCACCATCAATGAAAATGTGACCAGCATTTCGGGTGTGCCCACCTGGACTATCGTATTGGCTAAAAAAGTGCTGGAACTTACCGGAAAGCAAAATTTATTGGAGGTTTGGCCGAATTTAGAATTGTATATTCATGGTGCTGTAAATTTTGCGCCTTATCGTGAACAGTTTAAACAGCTGATTCCGTCCGCCGACATGTATTATCTGGAAACTTACAATGCATCCGAAGGATTTTTCGGTATTCAGGACCAGGATAACTCAGAAGAAATGTTGCTGATGCTGGATTACGGTATTTTCTACGAATTTGTTCCGATGGAAAACATTGGTGAAGAGAATCCTAAGGCTTTGTTATTGGGCGAAGTAGAACTGCATAAAAACTACGCTATTGTGATTTCTACCAATGGTGGTTTATGGCGTTACATGATCGGCGATACCATTCAATTTACTTCTCTTTCTCCCTACCGCATTAAAATTACAGGACGTACCAAACACTTTATCAATGCTTTTGGCGAAGAAGTGATTATTGATAATGCAGAACAGGCCCTAACTAAAGCCTGCCAGGAAACTGGTGCCGAAATAAAAGATTATACCGCCGGACCAATCTATTTTAAAGATGAAAAAGCCGGAGGGCATGAGTGGATCATCGAATTTGATAAACAGCCAAATGATTTTGAAAAGTTCATTGATATTATGGACAATACACTGCGTGAAGTGAACTCTGATTACGATGCCAAGCGCTTTAAGGATATGGCACTAGCCCGGCCTAAAGTACACAACGCTCCTGCAAATACTTTCTATAACTGGCTAAAAGCGAAGGATAAATTGGGTGGGCAACATAAGGTACCCCGTTTAGCGAATGAGCGAAAATATGTAGATGATATTTTGGAAATGATGAAATCATCTTAA
- a CDS encoding putative toxin-antitoxin system toxin component, PIN family: MKVVLDINVLLISIPKKSKYRPIFDALISGYFRSVISNDILSEYVEILEQKTNFLVASNAAELLLNLKNVEKVDIYFEWKLILSDLDDNKYVDAYVCSNADYIITNDHHFKILKQIEFPKVNVLTIDEFLSVIEE, from the coding sequence ATGAAAGTTGTACTAGATATTAATGTACTTCTTATCTCAATTCCTAAAAAATCAAAATATAGGCCGATTTTTGATGCTTTAATTAGTGGATATTTTCGCTCCGTAATTAGTAACGACATTCTTTCAGAATACGTCGAAATTTTAGAACAAAAAACAAATTTTCTCGTAGCAAGTAACGCTGCAGAATTGTTGCTAAATCTTAAGAATGTAGAAAAAGTTGACATATATTTTGAATGGAAACTAATTTTATCCGATTTAGATGATAATAAGTATGTTGATGCTTATGTGTGTAGCAATGCTGATTATATTATAACAAATGACCATCACTTTAAAATCTTGAAGCAAATAGAATTTCCTAAAGTTAATGTGCTAACAATTGATGAATTTTTATCAGTAATTGAAGAATAA
- a CDS encoding DUF2306 domain-containing protein, with protein MKSISYKQMAWLLFFAYFFMLMVQITLRYIPLSSEVSFLQIKQTEVSGIKAYLPLFYAHVYSAIFALLAGFTQFNARILAKYPKIHKWLGYLYVSFVLLLASPSGIFIGWFANGGLVAKTSFIILGILWFWFTLKATLLILKRKITAHKKFMYRSFALAASAITLRLWKVILVYLFHPAPMDVYQIIAWLGWIPNLLLAEWLIKEKIV; from the coding sequence ATGAAAAGCATCAGCTATAAACAGATGGCTTGGCTATTGTTTTTTGCCTACTTTTTTATGCTCATGGTGCAGATTACTTTGCGTTACATTCCGCTGAGTAGTGAAGTATCCTTTTTGCAGATCAAGCAGACCGAAGTATCGGGAATAAAAGCCTACCTGCCCCTATTTTATGCGCACGTGTACAGTGCCATTTTTGCATTACTGGCTGGTTTTACACAATTTAATGCCAGAATTTTAGCTAAATATCCTAAAATACACAAATGGTTAGGCTATTTGTATGTTAGCTTTGTGTTATTGTTAGCTTCACCATCTGGTATTTTTATCGGTTGGTTTGCAAACGGTGGCTTAGTAGCAAAAACCTCATTTATAATTTTGGGTATTTTATGGTTCTGGTTTACCTTAAAAGCAACCTTATTGATCCTGAAAAGAAAAATAACTGCCCATAAAAAGTTCATGTACCGCAGTTTTGCTTTGGCAGCTTCGGCCATTACGTTAAGGCTGTGGAAAGTTATTTTAGTATATTTATTCCACCCGGCGCCGATGGATGTGTACCAGATTATTGCCTGGCTGGGCTGGATACCCAATTTGTTGCTTGCCGAATGGCTGATTAAAGAGAAAATCGTTTGA
- the lptB gene encoding LPS export ABC transporter ATP-binding protein, which translates to MILKAENLVKKYKQRTVVNNVSFNVSQGEIVGLLGPNGAGKTTSFYMIVGLIKPNEGRIFLEEEDITEDPMYRRAQKGIGYLAQEASVFRKLTVEDNILAILEMSKLTKEEQRDKLEELINEFSLHKVRKNRGDLLSGGERRRTEIARALAANPNFILLDEPFAGVDPIAVEEIQSIVAKLKHKNIGILITDHNVQETLSITDRAYLLFEGKILEQGVPEVLAENEMVRKVYLGSNFVLKRKKFDV; encoded by the coding sequence ATGATATTAAAAGCCGAAAATCTGGTTAAAAAATACAAGCAGCGTACCGTTGTAAACAACGTTTCCTTTAACGTAAGTCAAGGGGAAATTGTTGGCCTTTTAGGTCCGAATGGTGCAGGGAAAACAACTTCCTTTTACATGATCGTAGGTTTGATCAAACCAAATGAAGGCCGCATTTTCTTGGAAGAGGAAGACATTACCGAAGATCCGATGTACCGCAGGGCACAAAAAGGAATCGGTTACTTAGCCCAGGAAGCATCTGTTTTTAGAAAACTTACTGTAGAAGATAATATCCTGGCCATCTTGGAAATGAGTAAATTGACGAAGGAAGAACAGCGAGATAAACTCGAAGAACTGATCAACGAGTTTAGTTTACACAAAGTGCGTAAAAACCGAGGCGATTTATTATCTGGTGGTGAACGTCGCCGTACCGAAATTGCCCGTGCTCTGGCCGCAAATCCTAATTTTATTTTATTGGATGAACCTTTTGCAGGGGTTGACCCAATAGCAGTAGAGGAAATCCAGAGTATTGTAGCCAAACTGAAACATAAAAATATAGGTATTTTAATTACCGATCACAACGTACAGGAAACACTATCGATTACCGATCGGGCATACTTGCTTTTTGAAGGGAAAATTTTAGAACAGGGTGTTCCCGAAGTTTTGGCCGAAAACGAAATGGTTAGGAAAGTATATTTAGGATCGAACTTCGTATTAAAGCGGAAAAAATTTGATGTTTAA
- a CDS encoding YceI family protein, giving the protein MKLKISSIFLLVAVVALSAFKNPTKPVTYTVDAAKSTITWIGKKVTGSHNGTVALQSGSLAVNGKSVTGGTFVIDMTSIKDADGSAKLEGHLKADDFFGTTKFPTSTFVITKVAGSGANVTVSGNLTIKGITKPLSFPATVTVNADGTASALAGKIIVDRTKYDIKYGSKSFFDSIGDKAIDDNFELTVKLVAKK; this is encoded by the coding sequence ATGAAATTAAAAATTAGCTCAATTTTTTTATTAGTGGCAGTAGTAGCATTGTCAGCCTTTAAAAACCCAACCAAACCAGTAACTTATACTGTAGACGCAGCAAAATCGACCATTACCTGGATTGGTAAAAAAGTAACAGGTTCTCACAATGGAACAGTGGCTTTACAATCAGGTAGCTTAGCCGTTAATGGTAAAAGTGTAACTGGTGGTACTTTTGTTATCGATATGACTTCAATTAAAGATGCTGATGGCAGTGCGAAATTAGAAGGTCACTTAAAAGCAGACGATTTCTTTGGTACAACTAAATTCCCAACTTCAACTTTCGTAATTACTAAAGTTGCTGGTTCAGGTGCTAACGTAACCGTATCAGGTAATTTAACCATCAAAGGTATCACTAAACCATTAAGCTTCCCTGCAACTGTAACGGTAAATGCAGATGGAACAGCTTCAGCTTTAGCTGGTAAAATCATTGTAGACAGAACTAAATATGACATCAAATACGGTTCAAAATCATTCTTCGATAGCATTGGCGACAAAGCAATTGATGATAACTTCGAATTGACTGTTAAATTGGTAGCTAAAAAATAA
- the gcvP gene encoding aminomethyl-transferring glycine dehydrogenase, whose protein sequence is MSLNIHYKEDFQNRHIAPNEADTAEMLQTVGVNSIDELIEQTVPTAIRLKQPLNLPAAKSETEYLGALKQTSLLNKVFKSFIGQGYYDTITPGVILRNVFENPGWYTQYTPYQAEIAQGRLQALLNFQTMVIDLTGMEIANASLLDEGTAAAEAMFMQYSLRKNQAAKKFFVSELVFPQTIDILKTRANPYGIELVIGSHLDFTATEEFFGAIVQYPAGNGEVFDYAAFASALHSQNIKLTVVADILSLTLLTPPGEWGADVVVGTTQRLGIPMGFGGPHAAFFATKEEYKRNIPGRIIGVTIDSHGDYALRMALQTREQHIRRDKATSNICTAQALLAIMAGFYAAYHGPKGLKAIAERTHGLAISLASTLKGLGFEQLNSAYFDTIRFDLGDLKGGIHSGCIDHEINLNYVGNVATISFDETSTFEDVALIAKIFAKVKAIAADQVEVVENVETVIPAALQRTSAYLTHPIFNSHHSEHEMLRYIKSLEAKDLSLCHSMIALGSCTMKLNATAEMIPVTWSHFGRIHPFAPADQVLGYYSVFNELDKWLSEITGFAAMSLQPNAGAQGEYAGLMVIRAYHHDRGDFHRNVALIPASAHGTNPASAAMADMKIVVVKSLENGNIDVEDLKAKAELHKDNLSCLMVTYPSTHGVFEESIIEICETIHANGGQVYMDGANMNAQVGLTSPANIGADVCHLNLHKTFCIPHGGGGPGMGPIGVAKHLVPYLPGHAVVDIDKGKSISAVSSAPWGSASILIISHAYIAMMGADGLTNATKYAILNANYMKARLEQHYPVLYSGAQGRCAHEMILDCRSFKAFGIEVTDIAKRLMDYGFHAPTVSFPVAGTLMVEPTESEPKHELDRFCDALIAIKNEITSVENGTLDKVDNPLKNAPHTVSVITANEWDHAYSRQTAAFPLSYVLERKFWPSVGRVNDSHGDRSLICACPPVESYLEEIVP, encoded by the coding sequence ATGAGCTTAAATATCCACTACAAGGAAGATTTTCAAAATCGTCATATTGCACCAAATGAGGCAGATACAGCCGAAATGTTGCAAACTGTTGGCGTAAATTCTATTGATGAGCTGATTGAACAAACTGTCCCGACGGCAATCAGATTAAAACAGCCATTAAATTTGCCTGCAGCAAAATCAGAAACTGAATATCTTGGTGCTTTAAAACAAACTTCATTGTTGAATAAAGTTTTTAAAAGCTTTATCGGTCAAGGTTATTATGATACCATTACCCCGGGTGTAATTTTACGGAATGTATTCGAAAACCCAGGATGGTACACACAATATACGCCATACCAGGCAGAAATTGCACAAGGCCGTTTACAGGCTTTATTAAATTTCCAAACCATGGTTATCGATTTAACCGGAATGGAAATTGCCAATGCATCTTTATTGGATGAAGGTACTGCTGCCGCTGAAGCGATGTTTATGCAATACAGTTTGCGTAAAAACCAGGCAGCTAAAAAATTCTTCGTTTCGGAACTTGTTTTTCCTCAGACGATCGATATTTTAAAAACACGTGCTAATCCTTATGGTATTGAACTGGTTATCGGAAGTCATTTAGATTTCACTGCTACCGAAGAATTTTTCGGTGCAATTGTTCAATATCCGGCAGGAAACGGTGAAGTTTTCGATTATGCTGCTTTCGCATCGGCATTACACAGCCAAAATATTAAATTAACGGTGGTTGCCGATATTTTAAGCTTAACCTTATTAACGCCTCCAGGCGAGTGGGGAGCTGATGTGGTAGTAGGTACAACACAGCGTTTGGGTATTCCAATGGGTTTTGGCGGACCACATGCTGCATTTTTTGCAACTAAAGAAGAATATAAACGTAACATCCCTGGCCGTATAATCGGTGTAACCATCGATAGCCATGGCGATTACGCTTTACGTATGGCTTTGCAAACCCGCGAGCAGCACATCCGTAGAGATAAAGCCACTTCAAACATCTGTACCGCACAGGCATTATTGGCCATTATGGCTGGATTTTATGCTGCTTACCATGGTCCGAAAGGATTAAAAGCCATTGCAGAACGTACACACGGTTTGGCTATCAGTTTAGCCTCTACTTTAAAAGGTTTAGGTTTTGAGCAGTTAAATTCTGCTTATTTCGACACCATTCGTTTCGATTTAGGCGATTTAAAAGGCGGTATCCATTCAGGATGTATCGATCACGAAATCAACTTAAACTATGTTGGTAACGTAGCAACCATTTCGTTCGACGAAACCAGCACTTTCGAAGATGTAGCTTTAATTGCTAAAATCTTTGCAAAGGTTAAAGCTATCGCAGCAGATCAGGTTGAGGTGGTAGAAAATGTAGAAACCGTTATTCCAGCCGCTTTACAACGTACTTCGGCTTATTTAACACATCCAATTTTTAACTCGCACCACTCAGAACACGAGATGTTGCGTTATATTAAATCATTAGAAGCAAAAGATTTATCGCTTTGCCACTCGATGATTGCTTTGGGTAGCTGTACCATGAAATTAAATGCGACAGCAGAGATGATCCCGGTTACCTGGTCTCATTTCGGTCGCATCCACCCGTTTGCCCCTGCCGATCAGGTATTGGGTTACTATTCTGTTTTTAATGAACTGGATAAATGGTTAAGCGAAATTACTGGTTTTGCAGCCATGAGTTTACAGCCAAATGCTGGTGCTCAGGGCGAATATGCAGGTTTAATGGTCATTCGTGCTTATCACCACGATAGAGGCGATTTCCACCGTAACGTGGCCCTAATTCCAGCTTCGGCACACGGAACAAACCCTGCTTCTGCGGCAATGGCCGATATGAAAATTGTGGTGGTTAAATCTTTAGAAAACGGTAACATTGATGTAGAAGATTTAAAAGCTAAAGCCGAATTACATAAAGACAACCTATCGTGTTTAATGGTAACTTATCCATCTACACACGGCGTATTCGAAGAAAGCATTATCGAAATCTGCGAAACCATTCACGCTAACGGCGGACAGGTTTATATGGATGGTGCAAATATGAATGCACAGGTTGGTTTAACAAGTCCGGCCAATATTGGTGCCGATGTTTGTCACTTAAACTTACACAAAACTTTCTGTATTCCTCACGGTGGTGGTGGTCCAGGTATGGGTCCAATTGGTGTGGCTAAACACCTGGTTCCTTATCTTCCAGGCCATGCTGTGGTTGATATTGATAAAGGAAAATCTATTTCTGCAGTTTCATCTGCACCCTGGGGCTCGGCTTCTATCCTGATCATTTCTCACGCTTATATTGCGATGATGGGTGCTGATGGTTTGACCAATGCTACCAAATATGCGATTTTAAACGCAAACTACATGAAAGCGCGTTTAGAGCAACATTATCCGGTACTTTATTCAGGTGCTCAGGGTCGTTGCGCACACGAGATGATTTTAGATTGCCGTTCGTTCAAAGCTTTCGGAATAGAAGTGACTGACATTGCAAAACGTTTAATGGATTACGGTTTCCACGCACCAACAGTTTCATTCCCAGTTGCGGGTACTTTGATGGTTGAGCCAACAGAATCAGAGCCTAAACATGAGTTAGACCGTTTCTGTGATGCCTTAATTGCGATTAAAAATGAAATTACTTCGGTTGAAAATGGCACTTTAGATAAAGTAGATAACCCATTAAAAAATGCGCCACATACGGTTTCGGTAATTACTGCTAACGAATGGGATCATGCTTACAGCCGTCAAACCGCTGCGTTCCCGCTTTCATATGTGTTAGAGCGTAAGTTCTGGCCATCGGTTGGTCGTGTTAACGATAGTCATGGTGATAGATCATTGATCTGTGCATGCCCTCCTGTTGAGAGTTATTTGGAAGAGATCGTTCCTTAG
- the recJ gene encoding single-stranded-DNA-specific exonuclease RecJ: protein MEKRWVLASDCNDDTVAKIAEQLNIDRSLAQILVQRNICDFDQAKDFFRPDLDHLHDPFLMKDMDVAIARIETALATHEKILIYGDYDVDGTTSVALAFSFFSQLTKNIEYYIPDRYLEGYGISTAGIDYASENGFSLIIALDCGIKSIDKIDYANTLGVDFIICDHHLPGDELPQAIAVLDPKRSDCAYPFKELAGCGIGFKLAQAYAQKHELAKETYLQYLDLVMVSIAADIVPVVGENRILAYYGLKKLNSNPCEGLRALMEVSGKTENYTITDVVFTLGPRINAAGRIDHAKHAVAMLLCQVDSNSLEQSELINLKNTERKTYDQDITREALALIGESDILINKKTTVVFNENWHKGVIGIVASRLTEKYYRPTIVLTKSNGHVAGSCRSVVGFDLYEALSGCAHLLDQYGGHKFAAGLTMQQHNVDAFADKFEEIVAASITEELLTPMIRIDAEIELAQIDGKFYRVLSQMGPFGPENMAPIFVTHNVYLAQHAMAVGQNHLKINIKQQNSPIFEGIAFGLAEFQNLLQPKVPFSVCYTLEENVWKDKKRLQLNIKGIKVN from the coding sequence ATGGAAAAAAGATGGGTACTGGCATCAGATTGTAATGATGATACGGTAGCAAAAATAGCAGAACAACTTAACATTGACCGATCACTTGCACAGATCCTCGTGCAGCGGAATATCTGTGATTTTGATCAGGCGAAAGATTTCTTCAGACCAGATCTTGATCACCTACATGATCCTTTTTTAATGAAGGATATGGACGTTGCAATCGCCCGTATCGAAACCGCATTAGCCACCCACGAAAAAATATTGATTTATGGAGATTACGATGTGGATGGTACCACTTCGGTAGCACTGGCCTTCAGTTTCTTTTCGCAACTCACTAAAAATATAGAATATTATATTCCAGACCGCTATTTGGAAGGTTATGGCATTTCTACTGCTGGAATTGATTATGCTAGCGAAAATGGATTCTCGTTAATTATAGCATTAGATTGTGGGATAAAATCGATCGATAAAATTGATTACGCCAATACTTTAGGCGTCGATTTCATTATCTGCGATCACCATTTACCTGGAGATGAACTGCCTCAGGCCATTGCCGTTTTAGATCCAAAACGTTCAGATTGCGCATATCCTTTTAAAGAACTGGCCGGCTGCGGAATCGGGTTTAAACTGGCGCAGGCCTATGCGCAAAAGCATGAACTAGCAAAAGAAACCTATCTGCAATATTTAGATTTGGTGATGGTCAGTATCGCGGCCGATATTGTTCCAGTAGTGGGAGAGAACAGAATTTTAGCTTATTATGGGCTGAAAAAACTCAACTCCAATCCTTGCGAAGGCTTACGCGCCTTAATGGAAGTTTCAGGCAAAACCGAAAATTATACCATTACTGATGTGGTTTTCACATTAGGTCCGCGGATTAATGCTGCTGGCAGAATAGACCACGCTAAACATGCCGTTGCTATGCTACTCTGCCAGGTAGATAGTAACTCACTGGAGCAAAGCGAACTCATCAACCTTAAAAATACAGAACGCAAAACCTACGATCAGGACATTACCCGTGAAGCTTTGGCTTTAATTGGCGAAAGTGATATCCTGATTAACAAAAAAACGACTGTCGTTTTTAACGAGAACTGGCATAAAGGGGTTATCGGGATTGTAGCTTCGCGTTTAACTGAAAAGTATTATCGCCCAACGATTGTATTAACAAAGTCTAACGGACATGTAGCAGGTTCTTGCCGGTCGGTAGTTGGTTTTGATTTATACGAGGCCTTAAGTGGTTGCGCTCATTTATTAGACCAGTATGGCGGGCATAAATTTGCTGCAGGCTTAACCATGCAACAACACAATGTAGATGCCTTTGCTGATAAGTTTGAAGAAATTGTGGCAGCAAGCATCACAGAAGAGCTGCTTACACCAATGATCAGGATTGACGCCGAAATCGAACTGGCGCAGATAGATGGCAAGTTTTACAGGGTTTTATCACAGATGGGGCCATTCGGACCAGAAAATATGGCACCTATATTTGTCACCCATAACGTATATCTCGCACAGCATGCCATGGCAGTTGGCCAAAATCATTTAAAAATTAATATAAAACAACAAAATTCGCCTATTTTTGAAGGCATTGCTTTCGGGCTGGCCGAATTTCAAAACCTTTTACAACCAAAAGTACCTTTTTCGGTCTGTTATACGTTAGAAGAAAACGTATGGAAAGATAAGAAGCGTTTGCAGTTAAATATTAAAGGAATAAAAGTTAATTAA